The Chelatococcus sp. HY11 genome includes a window with the following:
- the mscL gene encoding large conductance mechanosensitive channel protein MscL — MVKEFREFALKGNVIDLAIGVIIGAAFSRIVESVVNDLFNPILGAITGGGIDFANYFLPLSSNVTATSLAAAREQGAVLAWGNFVTVAINFLIVAWILFLVVKGINRLRRQEKVEEKAPEAPADVKLLTEIRDLLAAQRR; from the coding sequence ATGGTCAAGGAGTTTCGGGAGTTTGCCCTCAAGGGCAATGTCATCGATCTCGCCATCGGTGTCATCATCGGCGCCGCGTTCAGCCGTATCGTCGAATCCGTCGTCAATGATCTCTTCAACCCCATCCTGGGTGCCATCACCGGTGGCGGTATCGATTTCGCGAATTATTTCCTCCCGCTGAGCAGCAATGTCACGGCGACATCCCTGGCCGCGGCGCGCGAACAGGGCGCGGTTCTCGCATGGGGCAACTTCGTCACCGTCGCGATCAACTTCCTGATCGTCGCGTGGATTCTCTTCCTCGTCGTCAAGGGCATCAACAGGCTGCGTCGCCAGGAAAAGGTCGAGGAAAAGGCGCCCGAGGCTCCGGCCGATGTGAAGTTGTTGACCGAGATCCGAGACCTTCTCGCCGCGCAGCGCCGATAA